One window of the bacterium genome contains the following:
- a CDS encoding sulfur transferase domain-containing protein — MKIALLLALVLGLGSWAHAGSPEAPFGDKVSGALLNYNRASPFVASSGVLGKGGVAEVKALGFKTIVDLRAPSEGIAEEKAEAEAMGLRYINIPVSTAAPTNAQVAAFAKIVENPANYPILFHCQSANRTGAMWALYRFRKGVPPAVAVEEGRTLGLKSSREKAVRLRLGLSPASK; from the coding sequence ATGAAAATAGCCCTTTTGTTGGCTCTCGTCTTGGGCCTGGGGAGCTGGGCGCATGCGGGCTCTCCGGAGGCGCCGTTTGGAGACAAGGTCTCCGGGGCGTTACTCAACTACAACCGGGCCTCGCCCTTTGTCGCATCCTCCGGCGTTCTGGGAAAGGGAGGCGTGGCCGAGGTGAAGGCGCTCGGTTTTAAAACAATCGTTGATTTGCGCGCCCCAAGTGAAGGTATCGCAGAAGAGAAGGCCGAGGCAGAAGCCATGGGGCTTCGCTACATCAACATCCCGGTTTCGACCGCTGCACCCACAAATGCCCAAGTAGCGGCGTTTGCAAAAATTGTCGAAAATCCAGCCAACTATCCCATCCTCTTCCATTGCCAGTCGGCAAACCGGACGGGCGCCATGTGGGCGCTCTACCGTTTCCGCAAGGGGGTTCCCCCGGCGGTCGCCGTAGAGGAAGGCCGCACATTGGGGCTCAAATCCAGCCGTGAGAAAGCCGTTCGCCTGCGCCTGGGATTGTCCCCGGCGTCAAAATAG